The Candidatus Tumulicola sp. genomic interval ACCGGCACGCCGTCCGACCACAGGACCTCCTTGCGCAGCTTGAACGTGACGCGCAATCCGTCTTTGCTGATCAACCCGTTTTGCGGGGACGGGAAAATCGTCGCGAGGCTGGGCACCGGCCGGCCGCGATCGTCAAAGCGGAAGAACGGTTCGAAAAGCAATGCGGTGACGTCGTCCGCCGACGCCTGGTTGGAGAACATGCGCACAAGCGTGTTCGGCTCTTCCGACTCGGCAAAGCGCACGACGCCGTGAATGGTCCACGGATTGCCCGCCCCGCGCGTCGGCGCCTCGGAGACTTTGGAACACGCGACCAGCGCGATCAGAATCGACAGAAACGCCGCGTATCTCACGCCCGGACGTTCTCTTTCGCCTTCGCCGTCTCAGCGGCGGCGGCACGCACCGCGCGCCACAACTTCGCGCCGCCGAAGCGCACGACGTCGTCGACCGGCAGCCCGGTCTGCGCTTCAACGGCGGTGATGGCCGCGCGCGCGGCAGCATCGTCCAGATCCATCGTGTTGAGCGCCACCGCCGCGACCCGCGCCGGCTTGACCAGCCGGAGCAGCGCTTCGTGCAACGCGATGAATTCGGGCAACGGCGGGAGCGGCACGCCGTACTCCTCGATATCGCGCCGTCCGGCCTGCGCGCACATCACGAGCACGTCCGGCGAGCAGCCGAACAAGAGGCCGTGCGTCACCGGAGCGTAGGCGGGATGCGCGATGCTGCCTTGCCCTTCAACGAGCGCATAGTCGGCCTCAGCTGAAACGCCGAGCAGCAGTTGTTCAGCAGCTCCGGTTATGAAGTCCGAAATCACGCGGTCGACGGCGATCCCCTTGCCCGCGATGAGAATGCCTGTCTGGCCGGTAGCGACGAATTCGCTCCGCTCGCCCGCTTCGCGTGCCGCCCGATCGAGCTCGATCATGACGGTCTTCTTGCCGATCGCGCAATCCGTGCCGACCGCCAGAACGACGACTTGCGGCACGCGCGCCGCTGCGCCCGAGTACAACGGGATGTCCGGCGGCGGCACGCGCACATCCCATAACCGCGCCCCGCTCGCCTTAGCGCGTTCGACGAATTCCGCATCGTCGCGCAACAGCTCATGCAGTCCGCTGACGATCTCGAGACCCGCGTCGATCGCCACTAGGATGTGTTCGCGGAAGCTCGGCGGGATGAAGCCGCCTTGATTGGCGACGCCCAACAGCAGCGAGGTCGGCCGGAGCGCGAGCGCCTCGCGCATCGACGCGATGACGGGCGCGTCGCAGCCCAAACGCGGCATGACCTCGCGCATCGTCTTGCCCGCGTACCCGGAATCGATCACCGCGACGACTTTGTCGCGGCCATATTGCATCACGCCGTGCGCCGTTTTGGCGCGCCGATCCGTGAGAAAACCGTCGGTGATGATGGCGTAGCGCCGCGGCGCAGTCGGCATGGGGCGTTTTACGCCGCCGCGCGCCTCCGGACCCCCAGGCCGGGCGCCGTCGACAGACATAACTGCGCGCCGCGATATTCCAGACCTTCGAACGGATCGTCGGCGACCAACAGCGGTCCGTCGATGTCGGCATATTCCGCCATCGGCGTCAGATGCGCGCCAGCCGCCGAGAGCACGGACGACTCGATCATGCACCCGATCATCACTTTCATGCCCAGGGCGTGGGCCGCGCGGATCATGCGCGCGCCCTCGCGCATGCCGCCGCACTTGACCAGCTTCACATTGATGCCGTCCACGCAGCCGGCGAGCGCGCTCACGTCCTCGGGCGTGCGCGAGTCCTCGTCGGTGAAGATGGGAATGGGCGAGCGCTCCTTCACGTAACGCAAGTGTTCAGGATGTCCGGCGGGCACGGGCTGCTCGCAAAACTCGAGGTCGAAGCGCTTGAGCTCTTTCAAGAGTCTGACGGCTTCTTCGGGAGGCCATCCTTCGTTGGCGTCGACGCGGATCGTGCCCGTAAATTCGGCGCGAATGGCCTCCACGGTCTCGATCTCGCGCCCGCCGCCAAGTTTGACTTTGAGGATAGGCATGTGCGCGGCTTCGCGAACTTTCGCCAGCGTCGTCTCGATGTCGGCGATGCCGATCGTGAAGGACGTCGGTTTCGCCGCGGACGGGTCAAGCCCGAACAACTCGTAGAGCGGCACGCCGAGGCGTTTTCCGGCCAAATCGTGCAAGGCGATGTCGAGTGCGCACATGGCGCCGCGTCGCTCCTGCGGCACGCGCGACAGCGTTTCCTCGACGTCGAGCAGGTTCGCGCCCTCAAGCGTGACCTCGCGCATCTGGCGCTCGATGAGTTCCACGCTTTCATCGTATCTGCCGGACGGGGTCACCTCGCCCAAACCCTCGAGCCCCTCCGCGAAAAGATGCACGATCAGCGAGCGCGAGACGTCTTCGGAACCGCGCGCGATGGTGAAGCGATGCCGCAGGCGCATCTCGATCGGCTCGCACTGCAGCCGCACGGGCGCTCTACGTCTTGGTCCGGCGAACGGCGAGCGAGACGATCCAGAGCGGTCCGACGAGCAGATGGACGAGGTTGGTCAGGAATGCAGGACTGCGTCCTTCGTGATGATGTCCGACGAATTGGAAGATCCACCCCACCACGAAAAGGGCGATCGCGACGGGCCACCAGACGAAGCGGCCGATCACGTACAAGAGCGCGAAGGCGACAAGGGCGACAAGTCCGAGTTTGAGGTCGAGCGTCAGATAGAAGCTGATGACCGCGACGCCGGCTACCATCGCAAGATCGATCGGGCCGAAACGGACCAACTCGAGCAACGCGAAGATCGACAGCACGATCAGCGGAATGCCGATCTCGTGGCAGATGAGGTTGCGGCGGTCGGTGTGATAGGTGCCGTATTCGGCAAGATAGTGGTCGACCATGGCGGGCGATTCGGTGCGCCACGGACGCGCCCTCTGGCGACATTGTTCGCGCGAATCGGGCCAATAAAAAGGCAGCCGCCCGGAGGCGGCCGCCCGCTTGCTACCTGAATCGCGCGCCTAGAGCTTCAAGTGCCCCGTGACGACGAGGAAGATGAGCACTAGGAGCACGATGACGAGCGCAGTATCCATTGTAGCCTCCTTGGCAAAACGAGTTCGCTAGCATTATACCCGCTCCGCGGGGCCCCCAACCGTGATTCTTGTCATCCTGAGAAAGGCGGGAACATCCGTTTGTGGGCAGGCCGCCGGCCAAAAGTCAAGACTTGTGCCCGTCAAATTCCCATGATAACGTAATGGCGTCGCGCGAGCGATCGCGCGCGCTCTCCCTGCGGTGTTCGAGAGCCCGCTTTGTGATTGAGTCAACATCATCACATAGGGAGCCGATCTCCGCTCCGCCTTGAGCAAGCCCTCCCCGTAGAGGGAAGCCTGTATCGGAGCGGGTGAGCACCCACCTGCAAGCGCAGGTTCAAGTCCCTGGCGGGTATCGGCACTTTGGGGTAGGCAAAAACGGCCCGACGCGGCAACGCGGCGGGCCGTTCGCTGTGTGCGAGGCTCCGCCGCGGCGGCGCCGAATCGGACGCCCACCTGCTATCATCTCCCTTGTGACGGGGGTTTTCAAGATTATGAGACCGCAGGCGGCCAGCCGTTTCTTCTCACTTGTGACTATCGCCGCGATGGTGGCCAACATCGTCTTGGCCGGCTGCTCGCAGAAGACGGCGCAGAATACTTCACAAAGCGCCGCCTCACCATCGCCCGGCGGGCTCGGCGGCATTTTCGGCCGTCCACCCGCTAACGCAAGCCCCACGTCCTCCGCCGAGTCTGGAAATGTGGGCGGCGGTGATGCGGGCCAAAACGCCGCGGCTGCCGGCGCCGACGTCAACGACATCTTCAAATCGGGCGGCGCGATGACGCCGCGCATGGCCATCAACAATTTCGTTAGACGCATGCGGACGATCGCGGACAACGTCCCCAAGGCGGACATCAGTGTCGGCGGCCTCGCCGACACGCTGCCGAGCGACGCGAATCTCATCGACCAATACGTGCGCGATCAGATCCGCCTCGACATCTATCCTGGCGCGATGCGCGGGGCGCTAGGCGCAATCCTCAGCCGCGCGGCCAATCCCACCGACAAGGCATCGTTGCTCGCCGCGCTTCTCCAGCGCAAAGGTATGCAAGTCCGCTTTGCCCGCGGCAATCTCAGCGACAGCGAGATCACCACGCTGCAAAATCTCGTGATGGCGCCGGCGCCGCAGGAGCAATCAACATTCTCCGATGATGTGCTCAAACAACTGAACCTCAACGACGCGGACCTCGGCGCAGCCCGCGACCGGCACGCCACCGAAGCTGCCAAGGTCGCGGCCGGGGTGCAGTACGGGCAGACTCAAGCCGGACGGTTGATCGACTTGTTGTCGCGCCGCAGCGTCGACGTCGCATCGGCGTCGGCCGCCGAATGGCCGAACGCGCTGCGCCAGCACTACTGGGTTCAGGTCAGTCAGAACAGCAAGTGGATCGACCTCGATCCTTCGGCGCCGTCGCTCCAGCCGGGCCAACACCTCGGAACCATCGACGGCTCGTTCTCAGCGGATGCGCTGCCAGACGACGCATATCAGACTCTCAACGTGAAGGTGATCGCGACGTACTTACGCGGCGGTGTCTTGCAGGATCAGACGCTTCTCACCAGCTCGCCAAAGGTCGTTGAGCTGGTCGGTCAGCCGGTTGAGATCGACATGATGCCGGATCACGACACGAAACCCGAGACGATAGGCCAAGCCACGACCTTCCAGCCGGTCTTCAGCATCGGCGACCGCGATTTCAAAGGCACCGTTCTCGACCTGCAAAAAGACGGGCCGGCTCTTGCCGAGGTTCGCATCGAGCTTCAAGTGAGCGCGCCCGGCCGTCCGTCGGTCTCTTATCGGCGCTGGGTGCTCGATCGTCGCAGCGGATCCGGTCTGACTTCCATGAGCGCCGAAGCGTTGGCGCGCAACGTCGCCACCATCTACCGTGGGCTCGCCGCGACGGGCAGCTTCAACGATTCGTTCGTCGCTGCGCGAACCGCCGACTACTTTCAGGCCGTGAAGCCGGCGCTGCTCGACATTATTTCACCGGCGGATCAAAAGTCTAAGAGCGGTTTGCCCTTGAACGCGAAGCCCTATCCCATCTACGCGCTCGCGTACTTCGCGCGCGACCGCGCAGTGGCGGACGCCCTCGAGCAGACGCAAAACGGCACGACGCGGTTGTATGCCGACCGCCCGAACTTGGCCTTGGTGCGCATGAGCATGGGGAACACCGCCGGTTCCAACGTGGCGCTGAGTTTCGACATCATGGAGAACGGGATGGCGGCGGTCGGCGACGCGCACGTCGCCGCACGTCTGAACGTCGCGCGTGGCATCCTCGACACGCGCATCGAGCAGATCGTGATGAACGCGAAGGGGCCGATGCCCACCGTGGGCGTATTCAAGGCGGCCCACCAACAAGGCATCAGTCCGTGGGTGCTCGCACCGGCGGACGTCGCCGCGGCACAAAAACCCGCCTTGGGCCGGCAGACCGCGGAGAGCTTGCAGGACACGCTGCGCGCGGGCCAAGCGGCCGTGGCGGTGGAGCGGCCGGTCGCCCTCGCGGGCGGGACCCAGTTCGGTTGGTGGGCCGTCGACCTGAAGACCGGAAGCACCGTCGGCCGCATGAGCGGCGGGTTCGGGCCTTCGATGGTCGAGTACGGAAAAATTCTAACCGTCATGAATATCGCGTACCACGCCTGGATCGCTCTCGTGGAATGCTCGGAGGGCGTGTCGTGCGGATGCGTGCTAGCCGCAATCGAACTTGCCGCCGCTGCTTTCTTGGGGGGCCTTGGATGGGGAAGCGCGCACGCAGCCGGCCATTCGATCGCTGAGGCGACAGTAGCGACCGGAATGGGCGCGACGCACGACATGGGCATCTGTTCATCAAGCGGTGGACACGGCGGCGGTGAAGGCGGCGGCGAGGGCGGTGGCGGCGCTGGCGGCGGTGGCGGTGGCTGCGGCGGTTCAAGCGGTGGCATGTGCGGCGGCGGCGCGCCAATTTGCGGCGGCTAGAGCAATGATTGCGATTCGCAACGTAAGCGCTGTCTTCGCGATGGTGCTTACGCTCGCGTCGTGCGCGAAACAACAGCCGGCGGCTGTGCAAGCGACGCCGACAGCAACCGAAGCTGCAACCGCGGTACCTGGAGCGGCGTCGCCGCAACCAGCGGGTGCCCAGACGCCTTCGCCGACTCCATCTCCAAGCCCGACGCCCTCGCCCACCCCTGCGCCAAACCTGCTCACCTTCGAACAAGGGGCGATCGTG includes:
- a CDS encoding Mpo1-like protein; translation: MVDHYLAEYGTYHTDRRNLICHEIGIPLIVLSIFALLELVRFGPIDLAMVAGVAVISFYLTLDLKLGLVALVAFALLYVIGRFVWWPVAIALFVVGWIFQFVGHHHEGRSPAFLTNLVHLLVGPLWIVSLAVRRTKT
- a CDS encoding DUF1611 domain-containing protein; amino-acid sequence: MPTAPRRYAIITDGFLTDRRAKTAHGVMQYGRDKVVAVIDSGYAGKTMREVMPRLGCDAPVIASMREALALRPTSLLLGVANQGGFIPPSFREHILVAIDAGLEIVSGLHELLRDDAEFVERAKASGARLWDVRVPPPDIPLYSGAAARVPQVVVLAVGTDCAIGKKTVMIELDRAAREAGERSEFVATGQTGILIAGKGIAVDRVISDFITGAAEQLLLGVSAEADYALVEGQGSIAHPAYAPVTHGLLFGCSPDVLVMCAQAGRRDIEEYGVPLPPLPEFIALHEALLRLVKPARVAAVALNTMDLDDAAARAAITAVEAQTGLPVDDVVRFGGAKLWRAVRAAAAETAKAKENVRA
- a CDS encoding dipeptide epimerase, whose product is MRLQCEPIEMRLRHRFTIARGSEDVSRSLIVHLFAEGLEGLGEVTPSGRYDESVELIERQMREVTLEGANLLDVEETLSRVPQERRGAMCALDIALHDLAGKRLGVPLYELFGLDPSAAKPTSFTIGIADIETTLAKVREAAHMPILKVKLGGGREIETVEAIRAEFTGTIRVDANEGWPPEEAVRLLKELKRFDLEFCEQPVPAGHPEHLRYVKERSPIPIFTDEDSRTPEDVSALAGCVDGINVKLVKCGGMREGARMIRAAHALGMKVMIGCMIESSVLSAAGAHLTPMAEYADIDGPLLVADDPFEGLEYRGAQLCLSTAPGLGVRRRAAA